In a genomic window of Pelodiscus sinensis isolate JC-2024 chromosome 32, ASM4963464v1, whole genome shotgun sequence:
- the LOC142823246 gene encoding zinc finger protein RFP-like: MAAANTAKKFQDEVTCPICLEYFNDPVSLDCDHSFCRTCITQCWGGVTTDVSCPQCRRTFAQGNLRPDRKLRSFVDMARELQLQAGKEPAPERLCEKHQEPLKLFSREDEIPMCVVYDRSKGSQGHNLIPAEEAAEEFQERLQAQLKTLRAEREKLLGLKVSREKTSQKYLKQTQVERQKIVAEFQQLRQFLEEQERLLLAQLKKLDKELVRLQTDTVTKLSEQISRLSEQIRELEGKCQKPASEFLQDVRSTLSRCEKVRAQQPEEMAPELEERVRGFSQKVTALSESLREFKDSLPAALEKTLRAHRPANVTLDPDTAHPRLILSEDGKRVRRAETKQPRPDTPERFDTRECVLGCEDFTSGRHCWEVQVGGGPSWAVGVARESVRRKGWINLNCKTGIWGVQRRVDEFDALTDPVTGLHPRFPSRIRVCLDCDRGQVTLITAGTEALIFTFPPGSFPGERIRPWFMVGCDTELRLSP, encoded by the exons ATGGCTGCTGCGAATACAGCAAAGAAGTTCCAGGATGAAGTGACCTGTCCCATTTGCCTGGAGTATTTCAATGATCCGGTGTCTCTCGACTGTGATCACAGCTTCTGCCGAACCTGCatcacccagtgctgggggggagtcacCACAGacgtctcctgcccccagtgcagacgGACCTTTGCCCAGGGGAACCTCAGGCCGGACAGGAAGCTGAGGAGTTTCGTGGACATGGCCAGAGAACTCCAGTTGCAGGCAGGGAAGGAACCAGCCCCAGAGAGACTGTGTGAGAAACACCAGGAGCCTCTCAAACTCTTCAGCAGAGAGGATGAAATCCCCATGTGTGTGGTGTATGACAGATCCAAGGGGAGCCAAGGTCACAACCTGATTCCCGCCGAGGAAGCTGCCGAAGAATTCCAG GAAAGGCTCCAGGCCCAGCTGAAGACtctgagagctgagagagaaaagctgctgggacTGAAAGTGAGCAGGGAGAAGACCAGCCAgaagtatctg AAACAGACACAAGTTGAGcggcagaagattgtggccgagtttcagcagctgcggcagttcctggaggaacaagagcgactcctgctggcccagctgaagAAGCTGGACAAGGAACTTGTGAGGCTCCAAACTGACACTGTCACCAAACTCTCGGAGCAGATTTCCCGTCTCAGCGAGCAGATccgggagctggaggggaagtgtcagaagccagcgagtgaattcctgcag gacGTCAGAAGCACCTTGAGCAG GTGTGAGAAGGTGcgggcccagcagccagaggagatGGCTCCTGAACTGGAAGAGCGAGTCCGTGGTTTCTCCCAGAAAGTGACTGCACTGTCGGAGAgtctgagggagttcaaag actcTCTGCCGGCCGCACTGGAGAAAACCCTAAGAGCGCACAGACCAG ccaacgtgactctggatccagacacggcgcaTCCCCGGCTCATCCTGTCAGaggatgggaaacgtgtgagaCGGGCAGAGACAAAACAGCCACGGCCCGACACCCCGGAGAGATTTGACACAAGGGAATGTGTGCTGGGCTGTGAGGActtcacctcggggagacattgctgggaggtgcaggTGGGGGGTGGGCcaagctgggctgtgggggtggccagagagtctgtgagaAGGAAGGGATGGATCAACCTGAACTGCAAGACCGGGATCTGGGGTGTGCAGCGGAGGGTTGATGAGTTTGACGCTCTCACTGACCCTGTGACCGGCCTGCACCCAAGGTTCCCCAgcaggatccgggtttgtctggactgtgaccgggggcaggtAACGCTCATCACTGCTGGTACCGAGGCCctgatcttcactttcccgccgggctccttccctggggagagaatccgaccctggtTCATGGTGGGGTGTGACACCGAGCTCCGACTGTCTCCATGA